In a single window of the Bacillus mycoides genome:
- a CDS encoding molybdenum cofactor guanylyltransferase: MSKCAGIVLAGGMSSRFGEPKALVGWKESTFIEHIVKVMESAVQEIVVISHSDIKERVEQLVQVPVIEDMSHYKGNGPLAGIVSGMEYIEADWYAIMPCDAPNVSNEWITILLEQTSDEYDAVVPIINGRKQPLLAAYNNRVKEKIYALLQEEKRSMGQLLSQCNVKYIAGEDVQANVDWFINVNTKEEYVQAQKDLSNE, encoded by the coding sequence ATGAGTAAGTGTGCTGGAATTGTATTAGCAGGAGGTATGTCGAGCCGATTCGGTGAGCCGAAAGCGTTAGTAGGCTGGAAAGAGAGTACTTTTATTGAGCATATTGTGAAAGTAATGGAAAGCGCTGTGCAAGAAATTGTAGTCATTAGTCATTCTGATATAAAAGAGAGAGTAGAGCAATTAGTACAAGTTCCAGTTATAGAAGATATGTCGCACTATAAAGGAAATGGGCCGCTTGCTGGAATTGTATCAGGAATGGAATATATAGAAGCAGATTGGTACGCTATTATGCCTTGTGATGCACCGAACGTTTCAAATGAATGGATTACCATTTTATTAGAGCAAACGAGCGATGAATATGATGCTGTTGTCCCTATTATTAATGGAAGAAAACAACCGTTACTTGCAGCGTATAATAACCGCGTGAAAGAAAAGATTTATGCTTTGCTTCAAGAAGAAAAAAGAAGTATGGGCCAGCTTTTATCACAATGTAATGTGAAATATATTGCTGGTGAAGATGTACAAGCGAATGTAGATTGGTTTATAAATGTGAATACGAAAGAAGAATATGTGCAGGCTCAAAAAGACCTTTCAAATGAATGA
- a CDS encoding gamma carbonic anhydrase family protein, with protein sequence MIYPYKEKNPKIASSAFIADYVTITGDVTIGEESSIWFNTVIRGDVSPTIIGNRVNVQDQCTLHQSPQYPLILEDDVTVGHQVILHSCKIEKDALIGMGSIILDGAEIGEGAFIGAGSLVSQGKKIPPNTLAFGRPAKVIRELTEEDRKDMERIRTQYVEKGQYYKSLQK encoded by the coding sequence ATGATATATCCTTACAAAGAAAAAAATCCAAAAATTGCGAGTAGTGCTTTTATCGCTGACTATGTTACCATTACAGGCGATGTGACAATTGGCGAAGAATCTAGCATTTGGTTTAATACAGTCATCCGCGGTGATGTATCACCAACGATAATTGGAAATAGAGTAAATGTACAAGATCAATGTACACTTCACCAAAGCCCCCAGTATCCGCTTATTTTAGAAGATGACGTTACCGTTGGGCATCAAGTTATTTTACATAGCTGCAAAATTGAAAAAGATGCTTTAATCGGAATGGGATCTATCATATTAGATGGCGCTGAAATTGGTGAAGGAGCTTTCATCGGTGCTGGTAGTCTCGTTTCACAAGGAAAGAAAATCCCTCCTAATACGTTAGCTTTCGGTCGCCCTGCGAAGGTCATTCGCGAATTAACAGAAGAAGACCGTAAAGATATGGAACGTATCCGCACACAATACGTTGAAAAAGGACAATATTATAAATCGTTACAAAAGTGA
- a CDS encoding aspartate/glutamate racemase family protein produces the protein MIGILAGMGPKSTGPFVDTVVAECQTIYGAKHDMDFPHMMIYSCPTPFYMDRPIDHAAMKKAIIEGAQKLESTGVDFIAMPCNTAHLYFEELQRSITIPILNIVDETLKAIPENTKRVALLATEATVQASIYQDGITKRDIEYIHNEQWQEMINQIITCIKGGEIEEARKLWSLLVLQLKDEVDTAIIACTDLNVVVSEDFVDSAQCLAKAVVRIYASNIKKSS, from the coding sequence ATGATTGGAATACTAGCAGGAATGGGTCCAAAATCAACCGGACCATTCGTCGATACAGTTGTAGCAGAATGCCAAACAATTTATGGAGCAAAGCATGATATGGACTTTCCTCATATGATGATTTATTCGTGCCCAACACCGTTTTATATGGATCGCCCTATTGATCATGCGGCGATGAAAAAAGCGATTATTGAAGGAGCGCAAAAACTTGAAAGTACTGGTGTAGATTTCATCGCAATGCCATGTAATACAGCGCATCTTTATTTCGAGGAATTACAGCGTTCTATTACCATTCCTATTTTGAATATAGTCGATGAGACGTTAAAAGCAATTCCTGAAAATACAAAAAGAGTCGCTCTTCTTGCAACAGAAGCGACTGTTCAAGCAAGTATTTACCAAGATGGAATTACAAAACGTGATATAGAGTACATTCATAATGAACAATGGCAAGAAATGATTAATCAAATTATTACTTGTATTAAAGGCGGAGAAATTGAGGAAGCTCGTAAATTATGGAGTCTGCTCGTTTTACAGTTAAAAGACGAAGTAGATACCGCTATTATCGCATGTACCGATTTGAATGTGGTGGTGAGTGAGGACTTTGTTGATTCCGCTCAATGTCTTGCGAAAGCAGTTGTTAGGATCTATGCATCAAATATAAAAAAGTCTTCATAA
- a CDS encoding tetraprenyl-beta-curcumene synthase family protein, whose amino-acid sequence MNVPSNPITLMAKVYRDVFPVVHHELAMWKERAYHIPNDELHSQAIASIENKTFHCEGGGILALLANEHREECIRFIVAYQTISDYLDNLCDRSTSLDPKDFAALHESMVMALSPEVEGGGNYYRYRDDQDDGGYLDELVETCQDVLKKTKHYDKIAPILHELACYYCDLQIHKHVKLEEREPRLKTWFEAHKENLPPMSWFEFSACAGSTLGIFCLVAYAFHDELHEEDIVKIRQGYFPYVQGLHILLDYFIDQEEDRIGGDLNFCSYYENEQAILDRMKHFVEEAEKSIGDLPHAKFHRLISRGLLGIYLSDQKVSAQKNMHKMARRIVKYGGLTSRFFYWNGKMYRKKMAQ is encoded by the coding sequence GTGAACGTACCGAGTAATCCCATAACGCTCATGGCGAAAGTATACCGTGATGTGTTTCCGGTAGTACACCATGAGCTAGCGATGTGGAAAGAGCGTGCCTACCATATTCCGAATGACGAGCTTCATAGTCAGGCAATCGCAAGTATTGAGAATAAAACGTTTCATTGCGAGGGCGGTGGCATTTTAGCGCTACTAGCAAATGAACATCGTGAGGAATGTATTCGTTTTATCGTAGCTTATCAAACGATTAGCGACTATTTAGATAATTTATGTGATCGTAGTACATCACTTGACCCGAAAGACTTTGCGGCTCTTCATGAGTCGATGGTAATGGCATTAAGCCCTGAAGTTGAAGGGGGCGGTAACTATTATCGTTATCGTGATGATCAAGATGATGGTGGTTATTTAGATGAGCTTGTTGAAACATGTCAGGATGTTTTAAAGAAAACGAAGCATTATGATAAAATTGCTCCAATTCTTCATGAACTTGCTTGTTATTATTGTGATTTGCAAATTCATAAACACGTGAAGTTAGAAGAAAGAGAACCACGCTTAAAAACATGGTTTGAAGCGCATAAAGAAAATTTACCACCGATGAGTTGGTTTGAGTTTTCAGCATGTGCAGGTTCTACGCTTGGAATTTTCTGTCTTGTAGCATATGCATTTCATGATGAGTTACATGAAGAAGATATTGTGAAAATTAGACAAGGGTATTTTCCATACGTACAAGGACTTCACATTTTACTTGATTATTTCATCGATCAAGAAGAAGACCGTATCGGCGGAGATTTGAATTTCTGTAGTTATTATGAAAACGAGCAAGCTATATTAGATCGTATGAAACATTTTGTAGAAGAAGCAGAGAAGAGCATTGGTGATTTGCCTCATGCGAAGTTTCATCGTCTCATAAGCCGAGGATTACTTGGTATTTATTTATCAGATCAAAAAGTATCAGCGCAAAAGAATATGCACAAAATGGCACGGCGCATTGTAAAATACGGAGGGCTCACTTCACGATTCTTCTACTGGAACGGGAAGATGTACCGAAAGAAAATGGCGCAGTGA
- a CDS encoding RNA-guided endonuclease TnpB family protein translates to MTKQNKAYKFRLYPTEEQANLIRKTFGCVRFVYNRRLAERKEAYEKYKDDKEQLKKQKPPTPAKYKAEFEWLKEVDSLALANAQLHLQTAYKNFFSGQNNFPTFKSKKDRKSYTTNVVNGNILLLNGHIKLPKLKMVRIKKHREIPQDYMIKSCTISMTPTGKYYVSILTEYEKEIVQKEVETVVGLDFAMDGLYVSSEDEKANYPKFYRNMLDRLTKAQRVLSRRNKGSERWNKQRIRVATLHEKVANQRKNFLHHESKKLAANFDVVAIEDLNMKGISQALHFGKSVADNGWGMFTSFLTYKLNEQGKQLVKIDKWFPSTKTCSSFGNVKSLTLSERIYSCICGVNLDRDYNSAINIKNEAIRLLASA, encoded by the coding sequence ATGACAAAGCAGAATAAAGCATATAAATTCCGGTTGTATCCAACAGAAGAACAAGCAAATCTTATACGTAAAACCTTCGGTTGTGTACGTTTCGTGTACAATAGAAGGTTAGCTGAGCGAAAAGAAGCGTACGAAAAATACAAAGATGATAAGGAACAACTAAAGAAACAAAAGCCTCCAACCCCTGCGAAATATAAAGCAGAATTTGAGTGGTTAAAAGAAGTTGATTCATTAGCTTTGGCAAATGCTCAACTACACTTGCAAACTGCATATAAGAATTTCTTTAGTGGTCAAAATAACTTCCCAACATTCAAAAGTAAAAAGGACAGAAAGTCTTATACAACGAATGTAGTAAACGGTAATATTCTGTTGCTTAATGGTCATATCAAATTGCCAAAACTGAAAATGGTACGTATCAAAAAACATAGAGAGATACCACAAGATTATATGATCAAGTCTTGTACGATTTCTATGACACCTACTGGTAAATACTATGTGTCAATCTTGACTGAATACGAAAAAGAGATTGTACAAAAAGAAGTAGAAACAGTTGTTGGATTAGACTTTGCAATGGATGGATTATACGTCAGTTCTGAGGATGAGAAAGCCAATTATCCTAAGTTCTATCGTAACATGTTAGACCGATTAACAAAGGCGCAACGAGTATTATCAAGACGCAATAAAGGTTCTGAACGTTGGAATAAACAACGTATTCGTGTAGCTACGTTACATGAGAAAGTAGCTAACCAACGTAAGAATTTTCTTCATCATGAGTCTAAAAAGTTAGCTGCCAATTTTGATGTTGTAGCTATTGAAGATCTAAACATGAAAGGAATATCGCAAGCACTTCATTTTGGAAAAAGTGTCGCTGATAATGGGTGGGGTATGTTCACTTCTTTCTTAACTTATAAACTAAACGAACAAGGAAAACAACTTGTGAAAATAGACAAATGGTTTCCATCAACAAAAACATGTAGTAGCTTTGGAAATGTGAAAAGTCTGACATTGTCTGAACGAATCTATTCTTGTATATGCGGTGTAAATCTCGATAGAGATTATAACTCAGCCATCAATATCAAAAATGAAGCAATACGTCTTTTAGCGTCAGCATAA
- a CDS encoding alpha/beta hydrolase gives MWNYEAEEAKAVVVIVHGAMEYHGRYEAIAEMWNHIGYHVVMGDLPSHGTTSRNRGHIDSFDEYIEEVKLWVKEARKYRLPIFIFGHSMGGLIVIRMMQETKREDVDGIILSSPCLGVLTGPSAPLRAASKILNVVAPKLQFATNLTVEMSTRNHEVRDAMENDSLFLRKVSVRWYSELIKSIEIAHKKIGDFPDVPLLLMQACEDKLVDKTRVRTWFDNVKISDKAFKEWPNCYHELLNEYERDEILNYIQSFTEIRINNIIETNK, from the coding sequence ATGTGGAATTATGAAGCAGAGGAAGCGAAAGCTGTAGTCGTTATCGTGCACGGCGCAATGGAATATCACGGACGTTACGAAGCTATAGCAGAAATGTGGAATCATATCGGCTACCACGTTGTGATGGGAGACCTTCCATCACATGGAACGACTTCGAGAAATAGAGGACATATTGATTCATTTGATGAATACATAGAGGAAGTTAAATTATGGGTGAAAGAGGCAAGGAAGTATCGATTACCTATTTTTATATTTGGTCATAGTATGGGTGGTCTTATTGTCATTCGTATGATGCAAGAAACGAAGAGAGAAGATGTAGATGGTATTATTTTAAGTTCACCATGTTTAGGTGTATTAACTGGACCTTCTGCTCCGCTTCGAGCTGCCTCAAAAATATTAAATGTTGTTGCTCCAAAATTGCAATTTGCAACGAATCTTACAGTGGAAATGTCAACTCGTAATCATGAAGTGAGAGATGCGATGGAGAATGATTCATTGTTCTTGCGCAAAGTATCAGTACGTTGGTATAGTGAATTGATTAAGTCTATCGAAATTGCGCATAAAAAAATAGGCGATTTTCCAGACGTTCCACTCTTGCTAATGCAGGCTTGTGAGGATAAACTTGTAGATAAAACACGTGTCCGTACTTGGTTTGATAATGTTAAAATAAGTGATAAGGCTTTTAAAGAATGGCCGAATTGTTATCATGAGTTATTAAATGAGTATGAGCGTGATGAAATTTTGAATTATATTCAGTCATTTACTGAAATACGCATCAATAACATAATAGAAACAAATAAGTAA
- a CDS encoding MogA/MoaB family molybdenum cofactor biosynthesis protein, producing the protein MSVTEHKKQAPKEVRCKIVTISDTRTEETDKSGQLLHELLIEAGHKVTSYEIVKDDKESIQQAVLAGYHREDVDVVLTNGGTGITKRDVTIEAVSVLLDKEIVGFGELFRMISYLEDIGSSAMLSRAIGGTIGRKVVFSMPGSSGAVRLAMNKLILPELGHITFELHRQ; encoded by the coding sequence ATGAGCGTAACTGAACATAAAAAACAAGCTCCAAAAGAAGTGCGTTGCAAGATCGTGACGATTTCCGATACACGTACGGAAGAGACGGATAAGAGCGGACAACTATTACATGAATTATTAATAGAAGCAGGACATAAAGTGACCTCTTATGAAATTGTGAAAGATGATAAAGAGAGTATTCAGCAGGCTGTTTTAGCTGGTTATCATAGGGAAGATGTTGATGTCGTGTTAACGAATGGCGGAACTGGTATTACGAAACGTGATGTGACGATTGAGGCAGTTTCAGTGTTATTAGATAAAGAAATTGTTGGATTTGGTGAGTTGTTCCGTATGATAAGTTACTTAGAAGATATCGGAAGTAGTGCGATGTTAAGTAGAGCAATCGGCGGTACAATCGGGCGTAAAGTTGTCTTTTCGATGCCAGGGTCTAGCGGAGCGGTTCGTCTTGCGATGAACAAGTTAATTTTACCGGAATTAGGTCATATTACATTTGAGTTGCATCGTCAATGA
- a CDS encoding ABC transporter ATP-binding protein, protein MLVELRGIQKKYGKSLILDNIDLSIPEGEALAIIGGNGTGKSTLLKIIAGFIPPTAGTLQRKEYIQISYVPEHFPEGIRFTLEDYLYHLGHIHGLSTKYLRNKIPMLLESFHLHHAKHYVVRNFSKGMKQKTGIMQALLTDVHLLILDEPLSGLDPNSQQELEHILLSLKQQGISILFTCHEKQLLENFADRIVTLANHTIAEDTSVQKSTEQVYIEAIVHETFSAIELQKQSGFIQVTHNSNQNLIQLQIEKEYANEMLQFLLHKKASITLLQPNF, encoded by the coding sequence TTGCTAGTAGAACTAAGGGGAATTCAAAAGAAGTATGGCAAATCACTTATACTAGACAACATCGATTTATCCATTCCAGAAGGAGAAGCACTCGCTATTATTGGTGGGAACGGGACTGGAAAAAGTACTTTACTCAAAATAATTGCAGGCTTTATTCCACCTACGGCAGGGACACTTCAAAGAAAAGAATATATACAAATCAGTTATGTCCCTGAACATTTTCCTGAAGGAATTCGTTTTACATTAGAGGATTATTTATATCATCTCGGCCACATTCACGGTTTATCAACAAAATATTTAAGAAATAAAATTCCGATGCTCCTTGAATCTTTTCATCTACATCATGCAAAGCATTACGTTGTACGAAACTTTTCAAAAGGTATGAAACAAAAAACAGGCATTATGCAAGCATTACTTACGGACGTCCATTTATTAATTCTAGATGAACCTCTTTCTGGACTCGACCCTAACTCTCAGCAAGAATTAGAGCATATTTTACTCTCATTAAAACAACAAGGCATATCTATACTCTTCACATGTCACGAAAAACAACTACTAGAAAACTTCGCCGATAGAATTGTGACATTAGCAAATCATACAATTGCGGAAGATACCTCTGTGCAAAAATCAACAGAACAGGTCTATATTGAGGCAATTGTTCACGAAACATTTTCAGCTATAGAACTACAAAAGCAATCAGGATTTATACAAGTTACACACAATTCAAATCAAAACCTCATTCAATTACAAATCGAAAAGGAATATGCAAACGAAATGCTTCAGTTTTTATTACATAAAAAAGCATCTATCACACTGCTACAGCCTAATTTTTAA
- a CDS encoding class I SAM-dependent methyltransferase encodes MKLERVLPFARSLLQTAVKEGDYAVDATLGNGHDTCFLAEIVGDNGKVFGFDIQKEAIESSTIRLKEKELFERTVLVHDSHDTLLSVLPEDAKGKVTGAIFNLGYLPGGDKHIVTKPNSTLSAIEQLLGVMAPEGIIVLVIYHGHPEGQVERDAVLKFAEELDQKEAHVLRYGFINQQNNPPFIVAIEKR; translated from the coding sequence ATGAAATTAGAACGTGTATTACCGTTTGCTCGCTCGCTGCTGCAAACGGCTGTTAAAGAAGGCGATTACGCTGTAGATGCAACTTTAGGAAATGGACATGACACTTGCTTCCTAGCTGAAATCGTTGGAGATAACGGCAAAGTATTTGGATTTGATATTCAAAAAGAAGCAATTGAAAGCTCTACTATCCGCCTAAAAGAAAAAGAGCTTTTTGAACGTACTGTTTTAGTTCACGATAGTCACGATACGCTTCTATCCGTACTACCAGAAGATGCAAAAGGAAAAGTAACAGGCGCTATCTTCAACTTAGGTTACCTTCCTGGTGGTGACAAGCATATCGTTACAAAACCGAACTCAACACTCTCGGCAATTGAACAATTACTAGGAGTAATGGCACCTGAAGGAATCATCGTCCTTGTCATTTACCACGGACATCCAGAAGGACAAGTAGAACGCGACGCTGTACTTAAATTTGCAGAAGAACTAGATCAAAAAGAAGCTCACGTTTTGCGATACGGCTTCATTAACCAGCAAAATAACCCGCCATTTATTGTGGCGATTGAGAAGCGATAA
- a CDS encoding PepSY-associated TM helix domain-containing protein: protein MKVNRSLHYIFWRWHFYAGLFITPLLITLSLSGIGYLFREEVEDFIYKDLYFGKSAQTESISMADSLFLTAKKYPHYSVAKISEFNGDYNTRLTIANEYTGQQKYVYLDSNNQIVGDQNASETFANIMRELHSSLLVGGTVVNYIVELAACWTIFLIVTGLYMSIRQFKNTPASTKREKAKRRHSIIGIIFTIPLVLLVASGLPWSGFMGNQIYKIASSNESIGYPKLYMAPPESKVKELPWATRKEAPPESNSNEPKAISVDELQKGIEIKKPYVISLPADPKGVFTVSKSSGSGITGMHVAPNEEITAYFDQYSGELISKTDYRDYGLFAQWFTYGIPLHEGHLFGWPNKILCLLTTLSLLLLIYYGVKMWLARKPKGKLAAPPKQRDKKSTFVFFIMMVILGAVMPLFGLSVLVILAIELLIYIFSQIRS from the coding sequence ATGAAAGTAAATCGTTCGCTTCATTATATTTTTTGGAGGTGGCATTTTTACGCCGGGCTTTTTATTACGCCGCTTCTTATTACATTGTCACTGAGCGGAATTGGGTATTTATTTCGTGAAGAGGTTGAAGATTTCATCTATAAAGATTTATATTTTGGGAAGAGCGCCCAAACAGAGTCTATTTCGATGGCTGATTCGCTTTTCTTAACAGCGAAAAAATATCCACATTATAGTGTGGCGAAAATTAGTGAGTTTAATGGGGATTATAATACGAGGCTTACTATTGCAAATGAATATACTGGGCAACAAAAATATGTGTATTTAGATAGCAATAATCAAATTGTTGGAGATCAAAATGCAAGTGAAACGTTTGCCAATATAATGAGGGAATTACATAGTTCTCTTTTAGTTGGTGGTACTGTCGTTAACTACATTGTAGAGCTTGCGGCATGCTGGACAATCTTTTTAATTGTGACTGGATTGTATATGAGTATACGCCAATTCAAAAACACACCCGCATCCACTAAGCGAGAAAAGGCAAAACGACGTCATTCTATTATCGGTATTATATTTACAATTCCACTCGTTTTGTTAGTCGCATCTGGATTGCCGTGGTCAGGATTTATGGGTAACCAAATTTATAAAATCGCATCGTCGAATGAATCAATTGGATATCCAAAGTTGTATATGGCACCGCCTGAATCAAAGGTAAAAGAATTGCCGTGGGCAACAAGAAAAGAAGCTCCTCCTGAATCGAATTCAAATGAGCCAAAAGCAATTTCTGTCGATGAATTACAAAAAGGAATTGAAATAAAGAAGCCATATGTTATCTCACTACCGGCTGATCCGAAAGGTGTATTCACCGTTTCGAAATCAAGCGGTTCCGGTATTACGGGTATGCATGTCGCACCAAATGAAGAAATAACAGCTTATTTTGATCAATATAGCGGAGAACTTATTTCGAAAACGGACTATCGTGATTATGGATTATTTGCACAATGGTTTACTTACGGTATCCCACTTCACGAAGGACATTTATTCGGATGGCCAAATAAAATATTATGCTTACTAACGACGTTATCTTTATTACTTCTTATTTATTACGGAGTAAAAATGTGGTTAGCGAGAAAACCGAAAGGAAAATTAGCAGCACCTCCTAAGCAAAGAGATAAGAAAAGCACATTCGTTTTCTTTATCATGATGGTTATACTAGGCGCTGTCATGCCTTTATTCGGACTATCTGTTTTAGTTATTCTCGCAATTGAACTTCTCATATACATATTTTCACAAATACGATCATAA
- a CDS encoding glycosyltransferase family 4 protein, with protein sequence MRVAIFTDTFTPQVNGVAKTLERLTKYFQKENIAYSVFAPQHTAEDNFVANVNKMRSIPLTILYPECRFAFPTPRIKRELLAFKPDIIHIATPFNMGLCGLYYAKKLNIPVVGSYHTDFDAYLRYYKIEFLSNMLWNYLSWFHSHMQKNFVPSPETLHQLKKKGFQQLYIWGRGVDCTLFHPTYNKDLFRKKYNITAKYILSYVGRLAPEKDIDTLQTLIQTTNKERDDIHWLIAGDGPLATNLREAVPKTNVTFTGYLQGTDLAEAYACSHMMVFPSATETFGNVVLESFACGTPVIGANSGGVKNIITDGKTGILCPPKDTDSFLSSIHSLLQNEELLMQMGIAASSYAKSKSWDEIFRGLLDQYEEVLQHTASELLA encoded by the coding sequence ATGAGAGTCGCCATATTTACCGATACATTTACACCACAAGTCAACGGTGTGGCGAAAACTTTGGAACGTTTAACTAAATATTTTCAAAAAGAAAATATCGCCTATTCTGTTTTCGCCCCCCAGCATACGGCAGAAGATAATTTCGTAGCGAATGTGAACAAAATGAGAAGTATCCCGTTAACAATATTATATCCAGAATGTCGCTTTGCCTTTCCTACTCCGCGCATTAAGCGGGAACTTCTTGCCTTTAAACCTGATATCATTCACATCGCTACGCCTTTCAATATGGGACTTTGTGGGTTATATTATGCCAAAAAGTTAAATATCCCAGTTGTCGGTTCTTATCATACTGATTTTGACGCCTATTTACGCTATTACAAAATCGAATTTCTCTCCAATATGCTATGGAACTATTTAAGCTGGTTTCATAGTCATATGCAAAAAAACTTTGTTCCTTCTCCTGAAACATTACATCAATTAAAGAAAAAAGGATTTCAACAGCTCTATATTTGGGGACGTGGTGTAGATTGTACTCTCTTTCATCCAACTTACAATAAAGACCTATTCCGAAAAAAATATAATATTACAGCGAAATATATTCTTTCCTACGTCGGGCGCCTTGCTCCTGAAAAAGATATCGATACTCTTCAAACACTTATTCAAACGACAAACAAAGAACGTGACGATATTCATTGGCTCATCGCTGGAGACGGGCCTCTAGCAACAAATTTGCGTGAAGCTGTTCCGAAAACAAATGTCACTTTTACTGGATATTTACAAGGCACGGATTTAGCTGAAGCATATGCTTGTTCTCATATGATGGTATTTCCATCAGCTACTGAAACGTTCGGAAATGTCGTACTTGAATCATTTGCATGCGGTACACCTGTCATTGGTGCAAATAGTGGCGGGGTTAAAAATATTATTACAGATGGAAAAACGGGAATTCTTTGTCCGCCAAAAGATACAGATTCCTTTCTATCCTCCATCCATTCTTTATTGCAAAATGAAGAGCTGCTTATGCAAATGGGCATAGCAGCTTCGTCTTATGCTAAATCAAAAAGCTGGGATGAGATCTTTCGTGGCTTACTTGACCAATATGAAGAAGTCCTTCAGCACACTGCATCAGAATTACTCGCTTAA
- a CDS encoding phosphatase PAP2 family protein encodes MKVSGLYKIECYIFKGINRYFDQKTLNIFFSNITHIGGASFSIALTLFFLIFATGNLHQAAIATAISLTISHIPVQILKRWYPRKRPYLTIQDAKYPVQPLKDHSFPSGHTTAVFSVLIPFICYNPNLLAFLLPLALCVGISRIYLGLHYPSDVFVGMCLGTCSGIISFYQLIPLM; translated from the coding sequence ATGAAGGTCAGTGGACTATATAAAATAGAATGTTACATCTTCAAAGGAATTAATCGCTACTTTGATCAAAAAACATTAAACATCTTTTTCAGCAATATTACCCATATCGGTGGTGCAAGTTTTTCCATTGCACTTACCCTATTCTTTTTAATTTTCGCAACAGGGAATTTGCATCAAGCTGCAATTGCAACTGCTATTTCTTTAACAATTAGCCATATTCCTGTGCAAATATTAAAAAGATGGTATCCACGAAAACGTCCTTATTTAACAATTCAAGATGCGAAATATCCAGTACAGCCTTTAAAAGATCATTCTTTTCCATCCGGACATACAACGGCTGTTTTCTCTGTCCTCATTCCATTTATTTGCTATAATCCAAACTTGCTTGCTTTTCTATTACCGTTAGCATTATGCGTCGGTATTTCCCGTATTTATTTAGGGCTTCATTATCCGTCAGATGTATTTGTAGGCATGTGCCTTGGCACTTGCTCTGGCATCATCTCTTTTTATCAACTCATTCCACTCATGTAA